In Raphanus sativus cultivar WK10039 chromosome 5, ASM80110v3, whole genome shotgun sequence, the following proteins share a genomic window:
- the LOC108857787 gene encoding protein yippee-like At3g11230 isoform X1: protein MRIPKEIGCLLVMFRGDRFLCSPLLRSTIDSKKKMGRLFLVELEGKSYCCRHCKTDIALCDDVVSKSFQSRHGKAYLFSKVANVYAGKKEDRMMMTGMHTVVDIYCVKCGSYVGWRYEFAFEKTQKYKEGKSVLERYKVWGPDGNNYWVAQEVEAEAGDSDTDD from the exons ATGAGGATACCGAAGGAGATTGGATGCTTGTTGGTGATGTTCCGTGGAG atcGGTTCCTTTGCTCTCCACTACTAAGGAGTACGATCGATTCGAAAAAAAAGATGGGGAGATTGTTCTTGGTGGAATTGGAAGGCAAGTCCTACTGTTGCCGTCATTGCAAAACTGATATCGCCCTCTGCGATGATGTCGTCTCCAAG TCATTTCAATCACGCCATGGGAAAGCTTACCTCTTCAGTAAGGT AGCGAATGTGTATGCTGGGAAGAAGGAAGATAGGATGATGATGACCGGGATGCACACTGTGGTTGATATTTACTGCGTCAAATGCGGCTCTTATGTTGGATGGAGATAT GAGTTTGCTTTTGAGAAGACTCAAAAGTACAAGGAAGGAAAATCTGTTCTCGAAAG GTACAAGGTTTGGGGTCCAGATGGGAACAATTACTGGGTGGCTCAAGAAgttgaagctgaagctggagaTAGTGATACTGATGATTGA
- the LOC108857787 gene encoding protein yippee-like At3g11230 isoform X2 encodes MATTFSDRFLCSPLLRSTIDSKKKMGRLFLVELEGKSYCCRHCKTDIALCDDVVSKSFQSRHGKAYLFSKVANVYAGKKEDRMMMTGMHTVVDIYCVKCGSYVGWRYEFAFEKTQKYKEGKSVLERYKVWGPDGNNYWVAQEVEAEAGDSDTDD; translated from the exons ATGGCCACGACTTTTTCAG atcGGTTCCTTTGCTCTCCACTACTAAGGAGTACGATCGATTCGAAAAAAAAGATGGGGAGATTGTTCTTGGTGGAATTGGAAGGCAAGTCCTACTGTTGCCGTCATTGCAAAACTGATATCGCCCTCTGCGATGATGTCGTCTCCAAG TCATTTCAATCACGCCATGGGAAAGCTTACCTCTTCAGTAAGGT AGCGAATGTGTATGCTGGGAAGAAGGAAGATAGGATGATGATGACCGGGATGCACACTGTGGTTGATATTTACTGCGTCAAATGCGGCTCTTATGTTGGATGGAGATAT GAGTTTGCTTTTGAGAAGACTCAAAAGTACAAGGAAGGAAAATCTGTTCTCGAAAG GTACAAGGTTTGGGGTCCAGATGGGAACAATTACTGGGTGGCTCAAGAAgttgaagctgaagctggagaTAGTGATACTGATGATTGA
- the LOC130512322 gene encoding probable sugar phosphate/phosphate translocator At3g11320 → MKMAAAAANGRFFTIGIVASWYSSNIGVLLLNKYLLSNYGFKYPIFLTMCHMTACSLLSYVAIAWMKMVPMQTIRSRVQFLKIAALSLVFCVSVVFGNISLRFLPVSFNQAIGATTPFFTAVFAYLITLKKEAWLTYVTLVPVVTGVVIASGSEPSFHLFGFIMCVAATAARALKSVLQGILLSSEGEKLNSMNLLLYMAPIAVVFLLPATLIMEKNVVGITIALARDDFRIVWYLLFNSALAYFVNLTNFLVTKHTSALTLQVLGNAKGAVAVVVSILIFKNPVSVTGMLGYSLTVIGVILYSEAKKRSK, encoded by the exons ATGAAGATGGCGGCGGCGGCGGCCAACGGGCGGTTTTTCACGATCGGGATCGTGGCGTCGTGGTACTCGTCGAACATCGGAGTGCTGCTCCTGAACAAGTACCTGCTGAGCAACTACGGGTTCAAGTACCCGATCTTCCTGACCATGTGCCACATGACCGCCTGCTCCCTCCTCAGCTACGTGGCCATCGCGTGGATGAAGATGGTCCCTATGCAGACGATCAGATCCCGCGTCCAGTTCCTCAAGATCGCCGCCCTCAGCCTCGTCTTCTGCGTCTCCGTCGTGTTCGGGAACATCTCTTTGAGGTTCCTCCCGGTGTCGTTTAACCAGGCGATCGGCGCCACGACGCCGTTTTTCACGGCCGTGTTTGCGTATTTGATAACGCTGAAGAAGGAGGCGTGGTTGACTTATGTGACGCTTGTCCCTGTTGTCACTGGTGTTGTTATTGCTAGTGGg AGTGAACCAAGTTTCCACCTGTTTGGATTCATAATGTGCGTTGCAGCCACAGCTGCGAGAGCACTTAAATCAGTTCTTCAAGGGATTTTGCTATCTTCAGAAGG gGAGAAGCTAAACTCAATGAATCTCCTCCTCTACATGGCTCCCATAGCGGTTGTGTTCCTTCTTCCTGCTACCCTTATCATGGAGAAGAACGTTGTTGGCATCACGATTGCACTCGCCAGAGACGATTTTAGAATCGTTTGGTATCTGCTATTCAATTCGGCGCTTGCTTATTTCGTGAACTTGACTAACTTCTTAGTCACGAAACACACCAGCGCTCTGACTCTTCAG GTGCTAGGAAACGCCAAAGGAGCAGTAGCAGTGGTGGTTTCCATCTTAATATTCAAGAATCCTGTCTCGGTGACTGGAATGTTAGGTTACTCTCTAACGGTCATTGGAGTAATCCTCTACAGTGAAGCCAAGAAACGAAGCAAATGA